One genomic window of Cercospora beticola chromosome 5, complete sequence includes the following:
- a CDS encoding uncharacterized protein (antiSMASH:Cluster_11): MASTPQQQIDPALSGPSTNSPSNVAPPPPLRYEHPPPPLPPQPFAQHPPNSNVGQYPAPNTSNPYYSSYPPPQPPTPHQASTAAPSVASASNQASPQAATPQYQQLVQDSIDNSQLDDPNDAAHPDDPKRPRACEACRGLKVRCDQDPNHPELPCRRCAKAGRQCIITAPSRKRQKKADSRVAELEKKLDHLTAVLQQQQQGGAAPYSPQYGHAPTADMQGRAYAQAAQQLQQYGQPPEQPHDQSPMQPPAKRRRTDDNAMQSSHLQAPASSAEFDVRSHSEQDLSNRLREHNRTFDAAAEATMPPSHNSPSREFLNKIDSLVSPPLGVQIFNRYVEKLTPHMPAVVFPPGTQAEQIWKEKPILYAAILSAASYGILHPEASNELAHEAIKEIANLVVVNGAKSIELIQAVQVLALWYKPPEHTQSTNFYQIIHMAAIMCIDLGLCRRHTPMKSRRGPGGPLPEYTPGPPAYHSVPTDSLEARRAYLGCYYLCASAAMVLRRPTLVHWTRYMEECVEILETSPEALPSDKLFCEHIKIQHICENVSVQFLMDDNGASVSITDPKVSYALNVMENEIKDWSSKIPPELKSHPHLKLFEHVANLYLHEIALHFNHNVEDFRMPFTEESLKSVNSTSEKLSQNQISALEACRHSAHGILDCMLAFDAETVKTMPTLIFFVRTTYAIVILIKMHVAVTTPGSEIAKVMTAEDIDVDRRLDGIISIYTNVSTEQDFQPHPKVVLILNVLREWFTKHKENVAAQARGEAPPNPMQQQLGNHNGQTPLHLLAQTASDVKQEQTSQQPPNNGWPVNAPYPSDYSGQSQAQYPVQQQNAGNGYPAGSMASYGAGNGSSDFDPGNPWLWGSNFQQAMDLSLADMTGVTGGGMDGLFFGTGLAPFDMVGEAAQMQ, encoded by the coding sequence ATGGCGTCGACACCACAACAGCAGATCGATCCTGCACTGTCGGGTCCCTCCACCAACTCGCCGTCCAACGTTGCACCACCGCCTCCGCTGCGATACGAAcaccctccaccaccgcttcCGCCGCAGCCATTCGCGCAACATCCGCCCAATTCCAACGTCGGCCAGTATCCAGCGCCGAACACGTCGAACCCGTACTACAGCAGCTATCCCCCGCCGCAGCCTCCGACGCCGCACCAAGCGAGCACCGCCGCCCCCAGCGTCGCCAGCGCGAGCAATCAGGCGAGTCCCCAGGCCGCGACGCCGCAGTATCAGCAACTCGTGCAGGACAGCATCGACAACAGCCAGCTCGACGACCCCAACGATGCCGCGCACCCAGACGATCCGAAGCGCCCGCGCGCCTGTGAGGCGTGTCGCGGGCTGAAGGTGCGATGCGATCAGGACCCCAATCACCCCGAGCTGCCATGTCGAAGATGCGCCAAGGCAGGCCGACAATGCATCATCACCGCGCCCAGTCGCAAGCggcagaagaaggcggaCAGCCGCGTggcggagctggagaagaagttggacCATCTGACTGCAgtcctgcagcagcaacagcagggcGGCGCGGCTCCGTATAGTCCGCAATATGGGCACGCTCCTACGGCCGACATGCAAGGACGAGCTTATGCCCAGGCTGCGCAGCAACTCCAGCAGTATGGTCAGCCGCCAGAGCAGCCGCACGATCAGTCACCGATGCAGCCACCGGCCAAACGTAGACGGACGGACGACAATGCTATGCAGTCTTCCCACTTGCAAGCTCCAGCTTCGTCTGCAGAATTCGATGTACGGAGCCATAGCGAGCAGGACCTGTCGAATCGGCTGCGAGAGCACAATCGCACCTTCGATGCGGCCGCGGAAGCTACCATGCCACCGTCGCACAACAGTCCGTCCCGAGAGTTCCTGAACAAGATCGATAGTCTCGTCAGTCCGCCTCTGGGTGTTCAAATCTTCAATCGCTACGTGGAAAAGCTCACTCCGCACATGCCCGCAGTCGTATTCCCTCCAGGAACACAAGCAGAGCAGATCTGGAAGGAGAAGCCCATCTTGTACGCGGCAATATTGTCTGCAGCTTCGTATGGTATCTTGCATCCAGAAGCGTCCAATGAGCTCGCTCACGAAGCGATCAAGGAAATCGCCAACCTTGTCGTTGTCAATGGCGCCAAATCAATCGAGCTCATTCAGGCAGTGCAGGTTCTTGCGCTGTGGTATAAGCCTCCGGAGCATACGCAGTCTACCAACTTCTACCAGATCATCCACATGGCGGCTATAATGTGCATCGACCTGGGTCTGTGTCGACGCCACACTCCGATGAAGTCCAGACGAGGCCCAGGTGGTCCTCTACCTGAGTACACTCCTGGGCCACCTGCCTACCACTCCGTTCCGACGGACAGCCTCGAAGCTAGAAGAGCATACCTGGGCTGTTACTACCTCTGCGCGAGTGCCGCAATGGTGCTGCGTCGGCCCACGCTCGTGCACTGGACGAGGTACATGGAAGAATGTGTTGAAATTTTGGAGACGAGCCCAGAAGCACTGCCGTCGGACAAGCTGTTCTGTGAGCACATCAAAATCCAGCACATTTGCGAGAACGTCAGCGTACAGTTCTTAATGGACGACAACGGCGCCAGCGTAAGCATAACCGATCCCAAGGTTTCGTACGCGTTGAATGTCATGGAGAACGAGATCAAGGACTGGAGCTCGAAGATCCCGCCGGAGCTGAAGAGCCACCCGCACTTGAAGCTTTTTGAGCACGTTGCAAACCTCTACCTCCACGAGATCGCCCTCCATTTCAATCATAATGTGGAGGACTTTCGCATGCCTTTCACAGAAGAGTCGCTCAAGTCTGTCAACAGCACGTCTGAGAAGCTATCGCAGAACCAGATCTCGGCGCTCGAGGCGTGCCGTCATTCTGCTCACGGCATACTTGATTGTATGTTGGCGTTTGATGCGGAGACCGTCAAGACCATGCCAACGCTCATCTTTTTCGTGCGCACCACCTACGCAATAGTGATCCTGATCAAGATGCACGTTGCTGTCACGACACCCGGAAGCGAAATCGCGAAAGTAATGACAGCGGAGGACATCGACGTCGACCGTCGACTTGATGGCATTATCAGCATATACACCAATGTCTCCACTGAGCAAGATTTTCAACCTCATCCCAAGGTTGTCTTGATCCTCAATGTGCTGCGAGAGTGGTTCACGAAGCACAAGGAGAACGTTGCCGCGCAGGCTCGAGGCGAGGCACCTCCAAAcccgatgcagcagcagctgggcAATCACAACGGGCAGACTCCACTGCATCTCCTTGCACAGACTGCGTCCGATGTCAAGCAGGAGCAGACGAGTCAACAACCACCGAATAATGGCTGGCCCGTGAACGCGCCATATCCTAGCGATTACTCGGGCCAGTCGCAAGCTCAGTATCCcgtccagcagcagaatGCGGGCAATGGCTATCCTGCCGGTAGCATGGCATCTTATGGAGCAGGCAATGGCAGCTCAGATTTTGATCCAGGAAATCCTTGGCTCTGGGGCTCGAATTTTCAACAGGCGATGGATTTGAGTCTTGCAGATATGACGGGGGTTACCGGTGGTGGTATGGATGGGCTGTTCTTCGGGACTGGTCTGGCGCCATTTGACATGGTTGGTGAGGCAGCGCAGATGCAGTAG
- a CDS encoding uncharacterized protein (BUSCO:EOG09260GF5), with translation MPSYPALSSPTSPPHNRFRDHSPTKSSPLRHMSTRSNNSDTDRAAIVSRQAAFSSNVPSTYHRPGLSGLDTSGSDPFLVPSTTTSTTTGAKRDRSESPVKKNAAFAKWEQREQAEQEQNKLQRTPSRMDVSPRKVRDDDWRTTLGRSENRGALRPVAENRSPPTRQPPPSSNGFTHLRTESKENIRERPPSREKLDSPFASPTKSPGHTRGVSEDLALRPAKTPNRVTFASEDTTMRSPSPELRSPPSPTKNSLATLSRSDSMRASTRPSRARGHARFGSTDMAPPQLDGEDLGQLQKSSTPQLRHLSKIATQEGVTDDLGVHKPEEQVTGLMGRRKLQRSGSVKPRTPNQSQFASQYSSTKWMDTQRKHLQAYEYLCHIGEARAWIEDVLEPEKLPPIVQLEEALRDGVTLAEVVVRLAPRLPPDQQQALGSKRIWRGTPLTYRHTDNTALFFRFLAEIDLPELFRFELIDLYEKKNIPKVIYCIHALSWLLFRKGVTDFRIGNLVGHLEFEEHELEATQKGIDKSGVAMPNFGGMREAMQIEEEPEPPPPTEDELLAEQEPIIVDLQTQIRGSLVRLRLGNTMQDLWDVEESIAHLQAIARGGFAREVFDFKYATHNANSQFQAAVKGYLVRKKLHRKREAWTQNKDAVVKVQNLWRGRQARAQTKTIRKELQAHRHGLKELQAALRGAIGRWRAGDLWHETRSEENEARVVEFQAAARAALERMRVGGIMNQLWDQEATIVKFQSMLRAQAVRSLQEDTREELETTQQGLDIVQLQAAARAMIERRQQAVAHGERKFEEPSIIQAQSAARGLLERLRTARTLGALQGRESAIVKFQTLLRAKAARSQHMDTREALDSQVEQIVQFQALLRAKAERSLYQDIKEELQKHNEGVKSIQSAARAMLQRKSIGEKLASLEDQETEITALQSLARAYLERQRIFDQLVQMEKEEESIIQVQSTIRGLLERSRIGELLAGVEEHEAAVEGLQTAVRAFLVRKHFADKRRHFRENMEKVIKLQSFVRAKQQGESYKSLVNGKNPPLPVIRKHVHLLTDSNLEFEGEIEAERLRRQVIESVRRNELVESYVEGLDVKIALLVKNKITLDEVVKHQKHFGGSASQLLRNGTQLAHPSGLDLKALNKNSRKKLSSYEELFFLVQTQPQYLARAFSVLTQRGLPEKDSKNYERLTMTLFGYAQKSREEYLFMRVLATSNQQTVSRCQNVEDYLRQSSGTFQHRLILNYVRNPRERTYLKTLLGGMVKDGICGQDHLDLESDPLQIYRAILNNEELQTGIPSQRPRDIPREVVIRQEDVRPRYVEHLEDLRDLGDGFFLSLEESLHRMPYGLRYLVAEQHRALCAQFPREDPAGLAMLVGSWLWKTYLLPALREPEMWGVVDRGLSPVHKRNLAQVVTVLSQVCNSGRLFGVENLYLQPLNNWIGESLDRWSECLQHMFDISSPEEQYHADQFSDLYSMTKPVLYIKLMDMFALHSLISDNISAVAPDRGDPIRELLTDLGTAKSNETDLGGATNGGEITLTLKSRFTVQDDPSAESRQLFTATKRLVLYIIRVQSGSNLMEILLRPITHEDADRWISLVQEELAEKEQRNHRPGHKRSPSQFDPRASMRSNRALSVYSEAQSTFSEDRRDLIDLQGMTYAELKATALENIMQLEQPHVPPQFRVSRHNNYQEILNALAADIRQKHRRRVERQRETESTRATIQQLDAKAQFLEDQLKSYNDYIEQCLHTLANKKGTKHKFVMPFTKQWSHERELERAGRQPKFGSYKYSARQLADKGVLLTWAQYPQEQWGNLDIVISSDEVGVFHLEASSGSMMLPGASAILSLDELLQAQYDGLATIKAFEEAQGGAAKLAVNLLLHLVFKKFYKDG, from the coding sequence ATGCCTTCCTACCCGGCCTTGAGCTCGCCGACCTCGCCGCCGCACAATCGCTTCCGAGATCACAGCCCGACCAAGTCGTCGCCGCTACGGCACATGAGCACGCGCTCCAACAACAGCGACACCGATCGAGCTGCCATTGTCAGTCGCCAAGCTGCCTTCAGCAGTAATGTCCCCTCTACCTATCACCGACCAGGGCTGTCTGGACTGGACACATCAGGGAGTGATCCCTTCCTAGTACCGAGCACCACAACATCAACGACCACAGGCGCGAAACGAGATAGATCCGAATCGCCGGTCAAGAAGAACGCCGCATTCGCCAAGTGGGAGCAGCGCGAACAGGCCGAGCAAGAACAGAATAAGCTGCAGCGCACGCCCTCGAGGATGGACGTGTCGCCCCGAAAAGTGCGCGACGACGACTGGCGCACCACCTTGGGCAGGAGTGAAAACCGTGGAGCCTTGAGACCAGTCGCAGAGAATCGAAGTCCTCCCACCAGACAGCCTCCACCGTCCAGCAATGGCTTCACTCACCTCCGGACCGAGTCGAAGGAGAATATACGGGAACGACCGCCGAGTCGCGAGAAGCTGGATTCGCCCTTCGCATCACCCACCAAATCACCTGGCCACACACGAGGCGTTAGCGAAGATCTAGCATTGCGGCCAGCAAAAACACCCAACCGTGTCACGTTTGCAAGCGAGGACACCACTATGAGATCTCCTTCGCCCGAGCTCAGATCGCCCCCTTCTCCCACCAAAAATAGTCTGGCGACGCTGTCGCGATCAGACTCCATGCGGGCCAGCACACGACCGTCCCGAGCGCGAGGGCATGCGCGCTTCGGCTCTACAGATATGGCCCCTCCGCAGTTAGACGGCGAAGACCTCGGCCAGCTGCAAAAGTCATCCACGCCCCAACTACGCCATCTCAGTAAGATCGCTACGCAGGAGGGTGTGACGGACGATTTGGGCGTACACAAGCCGGAAGAGCAGGTGACGGGACTCATGGGCAggaggaagctgcagcgaTCAGGATCGGTCAAGCCTAGAACGCCGAATCAATCACAATTTGCGTCACAGTACTCAAGCACAAAATGGATGGATACGCAAAGGAAACATTTGCAGGCTTACGAATACCTTTGTCACATCGGAGAAGCGCGGGCGTGGATCGAGGATGTACTGGAACCAGAGAAGCTGCCTCCCATTGtgcagctggaagaggcGCTCCGGGACGGAGTTACGTTAGCTGAGGTGGTAGTCCGCCTCGCGCCCAGATTGCCGCCCGATCAACAACAAGCCTTGGGATCGAAACGCATATGGCGAGGCACGCCGCTCACGTATCGCCACACCGACAATaccgcgctcttcttccgctTTCTGGCAGAAATCGACCTTCCAGAGCTGTTCCGATTCGAACTAATCGATTTgtacgagaagaagaacatccCAAAAGTCATATACTGCATACATGCCCTGTCATGGCTTCTCTTCCGCAAGGGCGTCACAGACTTCCGCATCGGCAATCTCGTTGGTCACTTGGAGTTCGAAGAGCACGAACTGGAGGCGACGCAAAAGGGCATCGATAAGAGTGGTGTTGCCATGCCCAACTTTGGTGGCATGCGTGAAGCAATGCAAATTGAGGAAGAGCCAGAACCTCCTCCACCCACCGAAGACGAACTGCTTGCGGAGCAAGAACCGATCATCGTAGATTTGCAAACGCAAATTCGAGGCTCGCTTGTGCGCCTGCGGCTAGGCAATACTATGCAAGACTTGTGGGACGTGGAAGAGTCAATAGCGCATCTTCAGGCTATCGCTCGTGGAGGCTTTGCACGAGAAGTCTTTGATTTCAAGTATGCGACCCACAATGCTAATTCGCAATTTCAAGCGGCTGTGAAAGGGTATCTGGTTCGGAAGAAACTCCATCGGAAACGGGAAGCATGGACGCAGAATAAGGACGCTGTCGTCAAAGTCCAAAATCTGTGGCGAGGCCGACAGGCGAGGGctcagacgaagacgatccgCAAAGAACTACAGGCGCATCGTCATGGCCTCAAAGAGCTGCAAGCGGCTCTACGTGGTGCGATTGGGCGATGGCGTGCTGGCGACTTGTGGCATGAGACGAGAAGCGAGGAAAACGAGGCCAGAGTCGTGGAATTTCAAGCTGCTGCGAGAGCTGCGCTCGAGCGAATGCGAGTCGGTGGCATCATGAATCAACTCTGGGATCAAGAGGCCACAATCGTCAAATTCCAATCGATGCTTCGAGCTCAAGCCGTCCGGTCTCTACAGGAGGACACTAGAGAAGAACTGGAAACAACACAGCAAGGGTTGGACATTGTGCAGCTGCAGGCGGCCGCCAGAGCCATGATTGAGCGACGACAACAAGCTGTAGCTCATGGTGAGCGCAAGTTCGAAGAACCAAGCATTATCCAGGCACAGTCGGCTGCGCGAGGTTTGCTGGAGCGACTGCGTACCGCCCGGACACTAGGCGCGCTGCAAGGACGAGAATCGGCCATTGTCAAGTTCCAAACACTCCTTCGCGCCAAAGCAGCAAGGTCTCAACATATGGACACGCGAGAGGCGCTCGACTCTCAAGTCGAGCAAATCGTCCAGTTTCAGGCACTTCTTCGAGCTAAGGCGGAACGATCGCTCTACCAAGACATCAAGGAGGAATTGCAGAAACATAACGAAGGTGTGAAGTCAATACAATCGGCCGCACGAGCCATGCTGCAGCGTAAGAGCATCGGCGAGAAGCTCGCAAGCCTGGAAGATCAGGAGACTGAGATCACCGCACTACAATCGCTTGCTCGCGCGTACCTCGAGCGACAGCGCATCTTTGACCAGCTCGTCCagatggagaaggaagaagagagcatCATCCAAGTGCAATCCACCATCCGAGGACTACTGGAGCGAAGTCGTATCGGTGAGCTACTCGCCGGTGTTGAGGAGCATGAAGCTGCTGTCGAGGGCTTGCAGACCGCAGTCCGAGCATTCCTTGTGCGCAAGCACTTCGCTGACAAGCGAAGACACTTCCGCGAGAACATGGAGAAGGTGATCAAGCTGCAATCCTTTGTCCGTGCCAAACAGCAGGGTGAGAGCTACAAGAGCTTGGTCAACGGCAAAAACCCTCCACTTCCTGTCATCCGGAAGCATGTGCACCTGCTGACAGATAGCAATCTCGAGTTCGAAGGTGAGATCGAGGCAGAAAGGCTGCGAAGACAAGTCATTGAGAGTGTGCGGCGGAACGAGCTGGTCGAGAGTTACGTGGAGGGCCTGGACGTCAAGATTGCGTTGCTGGTCAAGAACAAGATCACTTTGGACGAAGTTGTGAAACATCAAAAGCACTTTGGTGGCTCGGCATCCCAACTCCTCCGTAACGGAACTCAGCTTGCTCATCCATCCGGACTGGACCTGAAGGCACTCAACAAGAACTCTCGCAAAAAGCTGTCCAGCTACGAAGAGttgttcttcctcgtccagaCGCAGCCTCAGTATTTGGCAAGAGCCTTCTCCGTGCTGACACAGCGAGGCCTTCCCGAGAAAGACAGCAAGAACTACGAGCGACTAACAATGACCTTGTTCGGCTATGcacagaagagcagagaggaATACTTGTTCATGAGAGTCCTCGCCACCAGCAATCAACAGACCGTCTCGCGGTGCCAGAATGTCGAAGACTACCTGCGACAATCGAGTGGTACGTTCCAGCACAGGCTCATACTCAATTACGTGCGCAACCCTCGCGAGCGGACCTACCTCAAGACGCTTCTTGGCGGCATGGTGAAGGACGGCATTTGTGGCCAGGACCACCTTGACCTGGAGAGTGACCCGCTGCAAATTTATCGAGCAATCTTGAATAACGAGGAGCTACAAACTGGCATACCCTCTCAGCGCCCACGCGACATTCCGCGAGAAGTTGTCATCAGGCAGGAAGATGTGAGACCGAGATATGTTGAGCACTTGGAAGACTTGCGAGATCTGGGcgacggcttcttcttgtcgctaGAAGAGTCTCTGCATCGCATGCCGTACGGTCTTCGATATCTGGTTGCAGAGCAGCACCGTGCTCTCTGCGCGCAATTTCCCCGAGAAGACCCAGCTGGATTGGCAATGCTCGTGGGATCATGGTTGTGGAAGACATACCTTCTACCAGCGCTGAGAGAGCCGGAGATGTGGGGAGTTGTGGACCGTGGTCTCAGTCCCGTACACAAGCGCAATTTGGCACAAGTGGTGACAGTTCTGAGCCAGGTCTGCAATTCTGGTCGCCTCTTCGGTGTCGAGAACCTTTACCTACAGCCACTCAACAACTGGATCGGCGAAAGTCTCGACCGGTGGTCAGAATGCCTGCAGCACATGTTTGACATCTCTTCGCCAGAGGAACAGTACCATGCGGACCAGTTCTCCGACCTGTATTCCATGACGAAGCCGGTGCTCTACATCAAACTCATGGACATGTTCGCTCTGCACAGTTTGATCTCAGACAACATCTCTGCCGTGGCGCCTGACAGAGGCGACCCTATCAGGGAACTTCTGACGGATCTAGGCACAGCGAAAAGTAACGAGACTGATCTAGGTGGTGCTACTAACGGTGGTGAAATTACCTTGACGCTCAAGTCACGCTTCACTGTCCAAGATGACCCAAGCGCAGAGTCGCGGCAGCTGTTCACAGCTACAAAACGACTGGTGCTGTACATCATCCGCGTGCAGTCGGGATCGAACCTGATGGAGATTCTTCTGCGGCCCATCACGCATGAAGATGCCGATCGATGGATCTCGCTCGTCCAGGAAGAGCTCGCCGAGAAGGAACAACGGAATCATCGACCCGGCCACAAGCGATCGCCATCTCAGTTCGACCCTCGTGCATCAATGCGCTCGAATCGGGCGCTGTCAGTCTACAGTGAAGCACAGTCCACCTTCTCAGAAGACCGAAGAGACCTCATCGATCTCCAAGGCATGACCTATGCCGAGCTCAAGGCTACTGCTCTCGAGAACATCATGCAGCTCGAACAGCCACATGTCCCACCACAGTTTCGCGTGTCAAGACACAACAACTACCAAGAAATCCTCAacgccctcgccgccgacATCCGTCAAAAGCACCGCCGGCGCGTCGAACGTCAACGAGAGACCGAGTCTACGCGTGCCACGATCCAACAGCTCGATGCCAAAGCTCAATTCCTCGAAGACCAACTCAAATCGTACAACGATTACATTGAACAATGCCTCCATACGCTTGCCAACAAGAAAGGTACCAAGCACAAATTCGTCATGCCTTTCACCAAACAATGGTCGCATGAGCGCGAACTCGAACGCGCGGGCCGCCAGCCCAAGTTCGGCTCGTACAAGTATTCTGCGCGCCAGCTGGCTGACAAAGGCGTCTTGCTCACATGGGCACAATACCCACAGGAGCAATGGGGCAATCTGGACATTGTCATCAGTTCCGATGAAGTCGGTGTGTTCCATCTGGAGGCTAGTTCCGGCAGCATGATGTTGCCCGGCGCGAGTGCGATTCTGTCATTGGATGAGCTCTTGCAGGCGCAATACGATGGTCTGGCAACGATAAAAGCTTTCGAAGAGGCTCAAGGGGGTGCCGCGAAGTTGGCGGTGAATTTGTTGTTGCATTTGGTTTTCAAGAAGTTTTACAAGGACGGGTGA
- a CDS encoding uncharacterized protein (BUSCO:EOG09261T6U), whose translation MNGVQQPYDGVTLKKPEAEPALQAHANGTSNGDADEHFEDPSTALEALKVYGEKDGISVYDLMDKKKMGGLTYNDFLMLPGYIGFPASDVDLTSKLTRNITLKTPFTSSPMDTVTEHNMAIHMALLGGVGVIHHNCSVEEQAEMVRKVKRFENGFITDPIVLSPTATVADAIALKEKWGFGGFPVTESGQLKSKLIGIVTPRDTQFHANLDSPVTEIMSTDLVTAQQGVSLTEANAILSKSKKGKLPIVDNTGNLISLLSRSDLMKNLNYPLATKVPGTKQLLSAAAIGTRPADKERLAALVEAGLDVVILDSSQGNSMYQIEMIQWIKQNFPKLDVIGGNVVTRDQAASLIAAGVDGLRIGMGAGSACITQEVMAVGRPQATSVFSVTQFASKFGIPCIADGGIQNVGHIVKAIALGASTIMMGGLLAATTESPGAYVVGPDGQLRKTYRGMGSIDAMEDKKAGGSGDKANNTAKNAGTARYFSEGDKVLVAQGVSGSVLDRGSVTKFLPYLSAGLQHSLQDAGVKSVSALQKGVRSGDVRFEFRTASAQAEGNVHGMVGVEKKLYS comes from the exons atGAACGGCGTTCAGCAGCCATACGACGGCGTCACCCTCAAGAAGCCGGAAGCAGAGCCCGCTCTGCAGGCGCACGCGAACGGAACCAGCAATGGCGATGCCGACGAGCACTTCGAGGACCCCTCGACTGCCCTGGAGGCATTGAAGGTGTACGGCGAAAAGGATGGCATCTCCGTGTACGACCtcatggacaagaagaagatgggcgGTCTGACCTACAACGACTTCCTCATGCTCCCGGGCTACATTGGCTTCCCTGCCAGCGATGTCGACCTGACCTCCAAGCTGACGCGCAACATCACCCTCAAGACCCCGTTCACTTCTTCGCCCATGGACACTGTCACCGAGCACAACATGGCCATCCACATGGCTCTTCTCGGCGGTGTGGGTGTCATCCACCACAACTGCTCCGTCGAGGAACAAGCCGAGATGGTCAGGAAGGTCAAGCGCTTCGAGAACGGCTTCATCACAGACCCCATTGTTCTTTCACCCACTGCCACCGTTGCAGACGCAATCGcattgaaggagaagtgggGCTTTGGTGGTTTCCCGGTTACCG AGAGCGGCCAGCTCAAGAGCAAGCTGATCGGTATCGTCACGCCTCGAGACACCCAATTCCACGCCAACCTCGACTCTCCTGTCACCGAAATCATGTCGACCGACCTCGTTACCGCACAGCAGGGCGTGAGCCTGACCGAGGCCAACGCCATCCTGAGCAAGAGTAAGAAGGGCAAGCTGCCAATTGTGGACAACACCGGCAACCTCATCTCTCTGCTCAGCCGCAGCGATTTGATGAAGAACTTGAACTACCCTCTGGCGACCAAGGTGCCAGGCACGAAACAGCTACTctccgctgctgccattggcaCGCGACCTGCCGACAAGGAGCGTCTGGCGGCACTCGTCGAAGCCGGCCTCGACGTGGTCATTCTCGATTCGAGCCAGGGTAACTCCATGTACCAGATCGAGATGATCCAATGGATCAAGCAAAACTTCCCCAAGCTCGACGTCATCGGCGGCAACGTTGTTACTCGCGACCAGGCTGCCTCGCTGATCGCAGCTGGTGTCGATGGTCTCCGTATTGGTATGGGAGCGGGATCTGCCTGCATCACACAGGAGGTCATGGCTGTTGGCCGTCCACAAGCCACCTCCGTCTTCTCGGTCACGCAATTCGCCAGCAAGTTTGGCATTCCTTGCATTGCCGACGGTGGTATTCAGAACGTTGGACACATTGTGAAGGCCATCGCTCTCGGTGCCAGCACCATCATGATGGGTGGTCTGCTCGCAGCCACAACCGAGTCTCCAGGTGCCTACGTCGTTGGTCCTGACGGTCAGCTCCGCAAGACATACCGTGGTATGGGCTCGATCGATGCCATGGAGGACAAGAAGGCCGGCGGTTCTGGCGACAAGGCGAACAACACCGCTAAGAATGCCGGTACTGCACGGTACTTCTCCGAGGGTGATAAAGTCCTCGTTGCACAGGGTGTCTCTGGTTCCGTGCTGGATCGTGGCTCTGTCACCAAGTTCCTGCCATACCTCTCGGCTGGTCTGCAACACTCGCTCCAAGATGCCGGCGTCAAGAGTGTGAGCGCTCTGCAGAAGGGCGTTCGATCGGGTGATGTGCGATTCGAGTTCCGAACTGCTTCTGCGCAGGCGGAGGGTAATGTGCATGGTATGGTGGGcgtggagaagaagctctaCAGCTAG